A part of Fervidobacterium thailandense genomic DNA contains:
- a CDS encoding CoA-binding protein: MQVNDLNKIAVVGATINTDKFGNIIVRNLKSKGYDVVPVTPKYEQVEGIPTVKDVSDLPKDVDLIVFVIPPEVGILELEKAYKAGFRKFWFQPGAESDTIVELSRKLSDAEFSFVRCIMVETKARHNA, encoded by the coding sequence ATACAAGTCAACGATCTAAATAAGATTGCGGTTGTTGGTGCGACGATAAATACTGATAAGTTCGGAAACATCATCGTGCGCAACCTGAAAAGTAAAGGCTACGATGTCGTTCCGGTAACACCGAAGTACGAGCAGGTCGAAGGGATTCCAACTGTGAAAGATGTTAGTGATCTACCGAAAGATGTGGACCTCATCGTTTTCGTCATTCCACCTGAGGTAGGTATCCTCGAGTTAGAAAAGGCTTATAAGGCCGGATTCAGGAAATTTTGGTTCCAGCCCGGTGCCGAATCGGATACGATCGTGGAACTTTCACGGAAACTTTCCGATGCGGAATTTTCGTTTGTCAGATGCATCATGGTTGAAACAAAAGCTCGACACAACGCTTGA